A genomic window from Streptomyces broussonetiae includes:
- a CDS encoding lamin tail domain-containing protein — translation MWNIRLRAALPALAGAALLTGTLLTAPAQAAGGVSIYHVWYDSPGKDDRSDKSLNAEWVQIRNTGGSTVSLKGWVLKDASNHRYVFKNVSIGAGKYMKIHTGRGSDTATDKYQGRRAYVWNNDRDTATLTRANGAKVSSCSWTKPGAGHKYC, via the coding sequence ATGTGGAACATACGGCTTCGCGCCGCCCTGCCCGCCCTCGCCGGCGCGGCCCTGCTCACCGGCACCCTGCTCACCGCCCCCGCCCAGGCGGCCGGAGGCGTATCCATTTACCACGTCTGGTACGACAGCCCCGGCAAGGACGACCGCTCCGACAAGAGCCTCAACGCCGAGTGGGTGCAGATCCGCAACACCGGCGGCTCGACCGTCTCGCTCAAGGGGTGGGTGCTGAAGGACGCCTCCAACCACCGTTACGTCTTCAAGAACGTCAGCATCGGCGCCGGGAAGTACATGAAGATCCACACGGGCCGGGGCTCGGACACCGCGACGGACAAGTACCAGGGCCGCCGCGCGTACGTCTGGAACAACGACCGGGACACGGCCACGCTCACGCGGGCGAACGGGGCCAAGGTCTCGTCGTGTTCCTGGACGAAGCCGGGCGCGGGTCACAAGTACTGCTGA